One window of Neptuniibacter halophilus genomic DNA carries:
- a CDS encoding sirohydrochlorin chelatase, protein MVCGHGSRDKDAEREFGRVAEGLKKRFPEMPVEYGFLEFSAPNIHMGLNSLLQQGVEEIYAVPGMLFAATHAKNDIPSVLTTFAEDKPGVEMHYGQELGLHPAMIEAFQARIYESLGLDPENPPESLYDTMLVVVGRGTSDTEANAEAAKLTRIVNENMGFGWADIVYSGVTYPSVGVGLERLMKLGFKKIVVAPYFLFTGRLIKRIYGYVDKVAAENPEFEFIKTPYLNDHDKVIDAFEIRVREILDGEPVGDETLMESFQRRLAAGEVDVHHHHAEYNPDTEHSHDHSHDHDHSHGHSHSHSHGVYKHIGHPLGPRTMIGEGICCCFMSQFPQEILDEEQEKAARCKPEDALAHR, encoded by the coding sequence ATGGTATGTGGTCACGGCAGCCGTGACAAAGATGCAGAACGTGAATTTGGCCGTGTTGCAGAGGGGCTTAAAAAGCGTTTCCCTGAAATGCCGGTTGAGTATGGATTTCTGGAATTTTCGGCACCGAATATTCATATGGGACTTAACTCTCTGCTGCAGCAGGGCGTTGAGGAGATCTACGCGGTTCCGGGTATGTTGTTTGCCGCGACCCACGCGAAGAACGATATTCCCTCTGTACTGACAACCTTTGCTGAGGATAAGCCCGGTGTTGAGATGCATTATGGTCAGGAGCTGGGTCTGCACCCGGCGATGATCGAAGCGTTTCAGGCCCGGATCTATGAATCCCTGGGGCTGGACCCGGAGAATCCGCCGGAAAGCCTCTATGATACGATGCTGGTCGTGGTTGGCCGGGGTACTTCCGATACTGAAGCAAATGCGGAAGCGGCTAAACTGACCCGGATTGTAAATGAAAACATGGGCTTTGGCTGGGCGGATATTGTTTATTCCGGCGTTACCTATCCATCCGTGGGTGTAGGGCTTGAGCGCCTGATGAAGCTGGGCTTTAAAAAGATTGTTGTGGCGCCTTACTTCCTTTTTACCGGTCGTCTGATCAAGCGAATTTACGGTTATGTGGATAAAGTGGCGGCAGAAAACCCAGAGTTTGAATTTATCAAAACGCCTTATCTTAATGACCATGACAAGGTGATTGATGCTTTTGAAATCCGGGTGCGGGAGATTCTGGATGGTGAGCCGGTCGGCGATGAGACCCTGATGGAGTCGTTCCAGCGACGTCTGGCGGCGGGTGAGGTGGATGTGCACCATCACCATGCGGAGTACAACCCTGACACTGAACACAGCCATGATCACAGTCATGACCATGATCATTCACATGGCCACTCTCATAGCCATTCCCACGGTGTGTATAAACACATCGGCCATCCACTGGGCCCGCGAACCATGATTGGTGAGGGTATCTGCTGCTGCTTTATGAGTCAGTTCCCGCAGGAGATTCTGGACGAAGAGCAGGAAAAAGCAGCCCGCTGTAAACCTGAGGATGCGCTGGCGCATCGCTAA
- a CDS encoding aminotransferase class I/II-fold pyridoxal phosphate-dependent enzyme — protein sequence MSWLIHGGDLFSASERYGIDPAQWLDLSTGINPRAYPLPALPEEAYQRLPYQSAQFREAVKGYYGVSGVACSGTQQVIERLPDLLPCLPVLLPACGYQEHRASWQQAGAEIAMYPADDPQAAAEFIEQWLSEGKAFHLLLINPNNPSGLCFEPEQICRWAERLPEPGVLICDEAFIDLWPARSLLAQPQRFQDLGNLLVLRSFGKFFGLAGIRLGFAFGSGKLCSALAETIGPWAVNGPAQAVACAALSDHRWQQQARQQIEQNSALTAELFAPLMRKLNAQPLQQEGLFLSWRLPSEQAEAVYLFFARRGILLRLVSAAEQGDKNSQFSLLRSGLVEQNHSPALEQLRRVISEYIFTVD from the coding sequence ATGAGCTGGCTTATTCATGGGGGGGATCTGTTCAGTGCCAGCGAGCGTTATGGGATCGACCCGGCGCAGTGGCTGGATCTCTCAACCGGGATTAACCCCCGGGCCTATCCGCTGCCAGCGCTGCCGGAAGAGGCATATCAGAGGCTGCCCTATCAGTCCGCTCAGTTCCGGGAAGCGGTAAAAGGTTATTACGGAGTGTCGGGTGTTGCCTGCAGCGGTACTCAGCAGGTGATTGAACGGCTGCCCGATCTGCTGCCATGCCTGCCGGTGTTGTTGCCTGCCTGTGGCTATCAGGAACACCGGGCCAGTTGGCAGCAGGCGGGCGCTGAGATAGCTATGTATCCGGCAGATGATCCACAGGCTGCGGCAGAGTTCATTGAGCAGTGGTTGAGTGAGGGGAAAGCGTTTCATCTGCTGCTGATCAACCCGAACAACCCCAGTGGTCTATGCTTTGAACCTGAGCAGATCTGTCGCTGGGCAGAGCGTCTGCCGGAGCCGGGGGTGTTGATCTGCGATGAAGCATTTATCGATCTCTGGCCAGCACGCAGCCTGCTGGCGCAACCGCAGCGTTTTCAGGATCTGGGCAACCTGCTGGTTTTACGTTCGTTTGGTAAATTTTTTGGTCTGGCCGGTATTCGTCTGGGCTTTGCTTTCGGTTCCGGGAAGCTCTGTTCGGCTCTGGCGGAAACCATCGGTCCCTGGGCGGTCAATGGCCCGGCGCAGGCGGTTGCCTGTGCTGCGTTGAGTGATCACCGCTGGCAGCAGCAGGCCCGACAGCAGATCGAGCAGAACTCAGCCCTGACTGCTGAACTGTTCGCACCGCTGATGCGTAAACTGAATGCGCAACCGTTGCAGCAGGAAGGGTTATTTCTCAGTTGGCGGCTGCCATCTGAGCAGGCTGAAGCCGTGTATCTGTTTTTTGCCCGACGCGGCATTTTACTGCGGCTGGTTTCGGCTGCGGAGCAGGGTGATAAGAACAGTCAGTTTTCGCTGCTGCGTAGCGGGCTGGTTGAGCAGAATCATAGTCCGGCGCTGGAACAGCTGCGCCGGGTTATAAGTGAGTACATTTTTACAGTGGATTGA
- the cbiB gene encoding adenosylcobinamide-phosphate synthase CbiB encodes MSLALSLILALLLDYLLAEPKRFHPLVGFGNLANRLERQFNRGAEQRRGGVLAWCLAVLPLTLLAGLLSCWLSDTPVLQAVIGGVVLYLAIGWQSLLSHALAIAEPLQQGDLKAARAAVGMIVSRDTSALDEEAVASAATESVLENGADAIFAAIFWFCLLGIPGVVLYRLSNTLDAMWGYKNERFLRFGWCAARLDDLLNYLPARLTALSYALMGQTRIALSSWRQQAADWKSPNAGPVMAAGAGAVNVSLGGAAVYHGELQQRPPLGPESGERPSALSIRNACGLVNRVLIFWCVTLYLVLALNAALNGAPL; translated from the coding sequence ATGAGTCTGGCACTGAGCCTGATTCTGGCCCTGCTGCTGGATTATCTGCTGGCAGAGCCGAAGCGATTTCATCCGCTGGTGGGTTTCGGGAATCTGGCGAACCGTCTGGAACGGCAATTTAATCGGGGGGCTGAGCAGCGTCGCGGAGGTGTTCTGGCCTGGTGTCTGGCGGTGCTGCCACTGACCCTGCTGGCTGGATTGTTGTCCTGCTGGCTCTCGGATACCCCCGTGTTACAGGCAGTTATTGGTGGTGTTGTGCTGTATCTGGCCATTGGCTGGCAGAGTCTGCTGAGCCATGCACTGGCGATTGCTGAACCCCTGCAGCAAGGGGATCTGAAAGCGGCCAGAGCTGCCGTCGGGATGATCGTCAGCCGCGATACCTCGGCACTGGACGAGGAGGCCGTTGCCTCTGCTGCTACTGAGTCGGTGCTGGAGAACGGTGCCGATGCAATCTTTGCGGCGATCTTCTGGTTCTGTCTGCTGGGTATTCCCGGGGTGGTGCTCTATCGTCTGAGTAATACACTGGATGCTATGTGGGGTTATAAGAATGAGCGTTTTCTCCGGTTTGGCTGGTGTGCCGCGCGGCTGGACGATCTGCTCAACTATCTGCCTGCACGGCTGACCGCCCTGAGTTATGCCCTGATGGGGCAGACCCGGATTGCACTGAGTAGCTGGCGGCAGCAGGCGGCTGACTGGAAAAGCCCGAATGCCGGGCCGGTGATGGCGGCCGGTGCCGGCGCGGTGAACGTTTCACTGGGCGGGGCTGCGGTTTACCACGGTGAGTTACAGCAGCGCCCGCCTCTGGGGCCGGAATCCGGAGAGCGGCCTTCCGCTCTCAGCATTCGCAACGCCTGTGGGTTAGTGAACCGGGTGCTGATTTTCTGGTGTGTGACGCTCTATCTGGTGCTGGCCCTGAATGCGGCTTTAAACGGAGCGCCGCTATGA
- a CDS encoding cobyric acid synthase, which translates to MPFRNPRTLMVQGTTSDAGKSILVTALCRILARHGFGVAPFKPQNMALNSAVTAEGGEIGRAQAVQAEACFLPPSVEMNPVLLKPNSDIGAQVIVNGRAIGNMKATEYHAFKPGLLQEVVASHSRLQAKYQTVIVEGAGSPAEINLREHDIANMGFAEAVDCPVIIVADIDRGGVFAHLLGTYELLSASEKARVKGFVINRFRGDVSLLEPGLEWLEQRTGVPVLAVIPYLTNLHIEAEDAVNQQQKRDQGQPLKVVVPLYPRASNHTDFDVLRMHPQVDCEFIRDPQQFSGADLIVLPGSKNVQGDLQWLKEQGWEAIIQRHLRFAGRLIGICGGYQMLGEWIHDPQQIESAAGSGAGLGILPMETTLTGNKTLRNVSGQLWGTQVLVSGYEIHAGVSQGPALEQPLFELELNGERYFDGVRDPGGQVLGSYLHGLFDQPELLQELLNWAGLEQQQGFDYPAFREAQINRLADAVEAVLPVDALCRLLTVESPA; encoded by the coding sequence ATGCCGTTCAGAAACCCCCGCACCCTGATGGTTCAGGGCACAACATCGGATGCAGGTAAGAGTATTCTGGTAACCGCATTGTGCCGGATTCTGGCCCGGCACGGCTTCGGGGTCGCACCTTTTAAACCCCAGAATATGGCACTGAACAGCGCGGTGACTGCTGAGGGCGGAGAGATCGGCCGGGCGCAGGCGGTTCAGGCTGAGGCCTGCTTTCTGCCGCCATCAGTCGAGATGAATCCGGTATTGCTTAAACCCAACAGTGATATCGGTGCACAGGTGATCGTTAATGGCCGCGCCATCGGTAATATGAAAGCCACCGAGTATCACGCCTTTAAACCCGGCCTTTTGCAGGAGGTGGTGGCGAGTCACAGCCGGTTGCAGGCGAAATACCAGACGGTCATTGTCGAAGGGGCGGGGAGCCCGGCGGAGATCAATCTGCGCGAACACGATATCGCCAATATGGGGTTTGCCGAAGCGGTTGATTGCCCGGTGATTATCGTCGCGGATATTGATCGCGGCGGCGTTTTTGCGCACCTGCTGGGAACTTACGAGTTGTTGTCTGCCAGCGAAAAGGCCCGGGTTAAGGGGTTTGTGATCAACCGCTTCCGTGGTGATGTCAGCCTGTTAGAGCCCGGTCTTGAGTGGCTGGAACAGCGCACCGGTGTGCCGGTGCTGGCGGTGATTCCCTATCTGACGAATCTGCATATCGAAGCGGAAGATGCGGTCAATCAGCAGCAGAAGCGGGATCAGGGCCAACCCTTGAAAGTGGTGGTGCCACTTTATCCACGGGCCAGTAATCATACCGACTTTGATGTGTTGCGCATGCATCCGCAGGTGGATTGCGAGTTTATCCGTGATCCGCAGCAGTTCAGCGGTGCCGATCTGATTGTACTGCCGGGCAGTAAGAACGTGCAGGGTGATCTGCAGTGGCTGAAAGAGCAGGGCTGGGAGGCGATTATTCAGCGCCATCTGCGCTTTGCTGGCCGGCTGATCGGCATCTGTGGTGGTTACCAGATGCTGGGTGAGTGGATTCACGATCCGCAGCAGATCGAGTCTGCTGCCGGTTCCGGCGCAGGGCTGGGGATACTGCCGATGGAAACGACGCTGACCGGGAATAAAACGCTGCGTAACGTCAGCGGTCAGCTCTGGGGTACGCAGGTGCTGGTGAGCGGTTATGAGATTCATGCCGGTGTCAGTCAGGGGCCGGCACTTGAGCAGCCGCTGTTTGAGCTGGAGCTCAATGGCGAGCGCTATTTTGATGGGGTGCGCGATCCGGGTGGTCAGGTACTGGGCAGCTATCTGCATGGGTTGTTCGACCAGCCGGAGCTGTTGCAGGAGCTGCTTAACTGGGCCGGGCTGGAACAGCAGCAGGGGTTTGATTACCCGGCGTTTCGCGAAGCACAGATCAACCGTCTGGCAGATGCAGTAGAAGCGGTTCTCCCGGTTGATGCATTGTGTCGGCTGCTGACGGTGGAGAGCCCGGCATGA